The following proteins are co-located in the Apium graveolens cultivar Ventura chromosome 5, ASM990537v1, whole genome shotgun sequence genome:
- the LOC141659930 gene encoding uncharacterized protein LOC141659930 — MDVEGEKWVTLPKYSDRYRKGVEAFVNQAFSRYTIGNELKCPCKKCNNRFWSGAKAIHEHLVCNGPCAHSVEWIYEVSTHEIDRVANEMDINIGVGLGDEFDAMIHNAYGTNDVTDHVGRTGLNDDTRKFYRLVKEGGQPLYPECKQFSRLSFLVRLYQLKCIHGFSESGFSDLLELIKEVFPHVNLPSSFSAAKGMIKDLGIDYQKIHACPNDCMLFWAENERLENCAKCGTSRWRVVEKKAKARSDANIELASNPKIPAKVMRYFPLKPRLQRMFLSSDFSSSMTWHALL, encoded by the coding sequence ATGGATGTTGAAGGAGAGAAATGGGTAACACTTCCCAAGTACAGTGATAGATATAGGAAGGGAGTTGAAGCTTTTGTTAACCAAGCATTTTCCCGATATACCATAGGAAACGAGCTTAAGTGCCCTTGTAAGAAATGTAATAATCGTTTTTGGAGTGGTGCTAAGGCTATACATGAACATCTAGTCTGTAATGGTCCTTGTGCCCATTCCGTTGAATGGATTTACGAGGTCTCAACCCATGAGATAGATAGGGTTGCTAATGAGATGGATATTAATATAGGTGTAGGTCTTGGAGATGAATTTGATGCTATGATACACAATGCATATGGTACTAATGACGTTACTGACCACGTTGGTAGAACAGGACTAAACGATGACACAAGGAAATTTTATCGCCTTGTTAAGGAGGGTGGACAACCGTTATATCCCGAGTGCAAACAATTTAGTCGATTAAGTTTCTTAGTTAGGCTTTATCAACTAAAGTGCATTCATGGATTTAGCGAATCAGGATTTAGTGACTTACTTGAATTGATAAAGGAGGTTTTCCCTCATGTAAATCTTCCGTCTTCTTTTAGTGCGGCAAAGGGTATGATTAAAGACCTAGGAATTGATTACCAAAAGATACATGCATGTCCAAATGACTGCATGCTCTTTTGGGCAGAAAACGAGAGGCTGGAGAATTGTGCTAAGTGTGGAACATCAAGATGGAGAGTAGTTGAAAAGAAGGCGAAGGCCAGGTCTGATGCAAACATAGAACTAGCATCGAATCCTAAAATCCCGGCTAAAGTGATGAGATACTTCCCTTTAAAGCCAAGGCTGCAGAGAATGTTCTTGAGCTCTGATTTCTCGAGCTCAATGACATGGCATGCTTTATTATGA
- the LOC141659931 gene encoding uncharacterized protein LOC141659931 codes for MKPENLTLSTLIPGPVYPGNEIDVYIQPLIAELKELWAVGIETYDARLDNTFKLHASLLWIISDFPGYGILSGWSTKGKLACPSCHYETSSTYLKYSKKVVYLNHRKFLPSDHKWRSDRRKFNGDVEMLSCPDILSGAEVEELLRGYKNDFGKPVKRNRGTSDCPWKKKSIFFELPYWSNNMVRHNLDVMHIEKNICDKILGTLLNIRGKTKDHLNARQDLEEMGIRKDLHPVKCDDKHVEIRASSFDMTKKEKEIFCSVLMNAKLPYRSASNISRCVQMKERKISGYKSHDAHFILQFLLQFAVVKTLKPEVAIPLMRLRAFFRGICGKVIKLEDVEKLQKEIIEILCELEMIFPPAFFDIMVHLPIHLCKEIEFGGPMHLRRTFGIERYLCKLKSHVRNRSKPEGCVAEGYLVEECLTFCSRFFDEQSKSGTDTKDSHTDGGYPIGSRRSREGKSIHLDNKTWTNAHRYILFNCENVEIEKLKE; via the coding sequence ATGAAACCCGAAAATCTAACTCTTTCAACCTTAATCCCTGGTCCAGTTTATCCCGGTAATGAAATTGACGTGTATATACAACCGTTAATTGCAGAGTTGAAGGAGTTATGGGCTGTTGGAATAGAAACTTATGATGCCAGGTTAGACAACACGTTTAAGCTACACGCAAGCCTATTATGGATAATAAGTGATTTCCCTGGATATGGGATTTTATCCGGTTGGAGCACGAAAGGAAAGCTGGCTTGTCCTTCATGTCACTATGAGACCTCATCGACATATTTGAAATATAGTAAGAAGGTTGTGTATTTAAACCATCGAAAGTTTCTCCCTTCAGATCACAAGTGGAGGTCCGATAGGCGCAAATTTAACGGAGATGTGGAAATGCTATCATGTCCTGATATATTAAGCGGAGCAGAGGTTGAAGAACTATTGCGTGGTTACAAAAATGATTTTGGGAAGCCGGTGAAAAGAAATAGAGGAACATCAGATTGCCCTTGGAAGAAGAAGTCCATTTTTTTCGAGCTACCATATTGGAGCAATAATATGGTTAGGCATAACTTAGATGTTATGCACATTGAGAAGAACATTTGTGACAAGATTTTGGGGACTTTGTTAAATATCAGAGGCAAGACAAAGGACCATCTTAATGCTCGTCAAGATTTGGAAGAAATGGGGATTAGAAAAGACCTTCACCCTGTCAAATGTGATGATAAACATGTTGAAATTAGGGCATCTAGTTTTGATATGACCAAAAAAGAGAAAGAGATCTTCTGTTCAGTTCTAATGAATGCTAAGCTACCATACAGATCTGCATCAAATATCAGCCGGTGCGTTCAAATGAAGGAGCGAAAGATATCGGGTTATAAAAGTCATGACGCGCATTTTATTCTGCAATTTCTATTACAATTTGCTGTCGTAAAAACTCTGAAACCTGAGGTAGCAATTCCATTAATGAGGCTGAGAGCATTCTTTAGAGGCATATGTGGAAAAGTCATTAAATTAGAAGATGTTGAAAAATTGCAGAAGGAAATAATCGAGATACTTTGTGAGCTTGAAATGATTTTTCCACCTGCATTTTTCGATATAATGGTTCACTTACCAATTCATTTGTGCAAGGAAATAGAATTTGGTGGACCGATGCACTTAAGGCGGACGTTTGGAATTGAACGGTATTTGTGCAAATTGAAGTCACACGTTCGGAATCGGAGTAAACCTGAAGGGTGCGTAGCAGAGGGCTACTTGGTAGAAGAATGCCTTACATTTTGCTCTAGATTTTTTGATGAGCAGTCTAAGAGTGGGACCGATACCAAGGACAGTCATACAGATGGTGGATATCCTATCGGGTCTCGGAGAAGCAGAGAAGGAAAGTCTATACATCTGGACAACAAGACATGGACAAATGCTCATCGGTACATATTATTCAACTGTGAAAACGTGGAAATCGAAAAGCTAAAAGAGTAA